In the genome of Dioscorea cayenensis subsp. rotundata cultivar TDr96_F1 chromosome 1, TDr96_F1_v2_PseudoChromosome.rev07_lg8_w22 25.fasta, whole genome shotgun sequence, one region contains:
- the LOC120258466 gene encoding protein LATE FLOWERING-like has translation MDEIEERIVEKNNDNTSQVREFSCKFCYRRFESAQALGGHQNYHRAERNALRLASKQCDSKLFEPYDCQITPPYFSPPLVSFPTGQPPSFPYLCGHQLFQTSLTFKQPGCIIPLNQPWSSCHGVGSYCSIGGGSGGGDGGEGGKRLKLGGEVNQVRKLSIYDVNSEAHMRQGKYYEDEGVDKNGGKLDLTLHL, from the coding sequence ATggatgaaattgaagaaagAATAGTTGAAAAGAACAATGACAACACTTCACAGGTAAGAGAATTTAGTTGCAAGTTTTGCTATCGAAGATTTGAAAGTGCACAAGCTCTCGGCGGTCATCAAAACTATCACCGTGCCGAACGGAATGCTTTAAGACTTGCATCTAAGCAATGTGACTCCAAGCTCTTCGAACCCTATGATTGTCAAATAACTCCACCTTACTTTTCTCCTCCCTTAGTGTCTTTCCCCACTGGGCAACCTCCTTCATTTCCTTATTTATGTGGCCATCAACTTTTCCAAACATCATTAACCTTTAAGCAGCCTGGGTGCATTATTCCTCTTAATCAACCATGGAGTTCTTGCCATGGTGTTGGTAGTTATTGCAGTATTGGTggtggtagtggtggtggtgatggtggagaAGGAGGAAAAAGGTTGAAACTTGGTGGTGAAGTTAACCAAGTGAGGAAGCTGTCTATTTATGATGTAAACTCTGAGGCTCATATGAGACAAGGCAAATATTACGAGGATGAAGGAGTCGATAAAAATGGAGGTAAGCTTGATCTTACTCTCCATCTTTAA